One genomic region from Mytilus trossulus isolate FHL-02 chromosome 9, PNRI_Mtr1.1.1.hap1, whole genome shotgun sequence encodes:
- the LOC134683688 gene encoding perlucin-like protein: MIALVVVLVATYVEVGGQKVCLETKEKGHLNQLRNQLKGFEKTISDLEKGLKGKHVVGNDGCSKDWDRFRDHCYFVSKHKKSWFEAERFCRLKGSSLVNIKDDNENNWVMSKLKEAKVTSAWLGATDCDSDKWIWVLDFEPVKYFKCHGNEPNGGTGENCLQMYPNSEGGWNDAPCKITLDFICKKHINGCSPRKQ, from the exons ATGATTGCTCTTGTGGTTGTTCTGGTTGCTACATATGTTGAGGTTGGTGGACAAAAGGTTTGCCTTGAAACTAaagaaaaaggtcatttaaatcaattgagaaACCAGTTAAAAGGTTTTGAAAAAACTATCTCTGACTTGGAAAAGGGCCTTAAAG GAAAACACGTTGTGGGAAATGATGGCTGTAGTAAAGACTGGGACCGTTTTAGAGATCATTGTTACTTTGTTAGCAAACACAAGAAAAGTTGGTTTGAAGCtgag CGTTTTTGCCGATTAAAAGGTTCATCTCTCGTCAACATTAAGGATGACAATGAAAACAACTGGGTTATGTCGAAATTAAAAG AAGCTAAAGTAACCAGTGCATGGTTGGGAGCTACTGACTGTGATTCAGACAAGTGGATATGGGTGTTAGACTTTGAAcctgtaaaatatttcaaatgtcaTGGTAATGAACCGAATGGTGGAACTGGGGAAAACTGTTTACAGATGTACCCAAATTCCGAAGGGGGATGGAACGACGCGCCTTGCAAGATCACACTTGATTTCATATGCAAGAAACAT attAATGGCTGCTCACCAAGAAAACAGTGa